ACCGCCGTGCGGGTGGTCGACCGGGTTCATCGCGACGCCCCTTACGTGGGGGCGAACGCCGAGCCAACGGGAACGACCGGCTTTGCCGATGGAGACGTTCTCGTGATCCACGTTACCCACCTGGCCGATGGTAGCCTTGCAGTCCATGAGGATCATGCGGACTTCCGAGGAGGGGAGCTTCACCTGGGCGTACTTCCCTTCCTTGGACATGAGCTGCGCGAAGGTACCGGCGGAACGGGCCAACTGGGCCCCCTTACCGATCTTCAGCTCGATGTTGTGGATGATGGTACCCAGCGGGATGCACCTGATGGGGAGCGCGTTGCCCGGCTTGATGTCGGCCTGCTCGCTGGAGATAACGCTATCACCAACTTTCAGGGAGAGCGGAGCCAGGATGTAGCGCTTCTCGCCGTCGGCGTAGTTCAGCAGCGCAATACGCGCGCTGCGGCACGGATCGTACTCGATCGAGGCGACTTTGGCCGGGATGTCGATCTTGTCACGACGGAAGTCGATGATCCTGTATTTCTGCTTGTGACCGCCACCGACGTTCCTGGAGGTAACGCGGCCGTTCGAGTTCCTGCCGCCGCTCTTCTTGAGGTTCTCGACGAGAGATTTCTCAGGCTTGCAGGCGGTGATCTCCTCGAAGGTCGAGCAGGTCTGCGCCCTTCTACCCGGAGAAGTAGGTTTGTAAGTTTTTATAGCCATTATCTAAATCCCCACACAGTTTTTTATGCTTCGAAGAAATCGACGTTGGAACCCTCGGTGAGGGTCACGTACGCCTTCTTCCAGT
This region of Geomonas agri genomic DNA includes:
- the rplB gene encoding 50S ribosomal protein L2, with amino-acid sequence MAIKTYKPTSPGRRAQTCSTFEEITACKPEKSLVENLKKSGGRNSNGRVTSRNVGGGHKQKYRIIDFRRDKIDIPAKVASIEYDPCRSARIALLNYADGEKRYILAPLSLKVGDSVISSEQADIKPGNALPIRCIPLGTIIHNIELKIGKGAQLARSAGTFAQLMSKEGKYAQVKLPSSEVRMILMDCKATIGQVGNVDHENVSIGKAGRSRWLGVRPHVRGVAMNPVDHPHGGGEGRTSGGRHPVTPWGIPTKGYKTRTNKRSTAFIVKKRSK